In Candida orthopsilosis Co 90-125, chromosome 6 draft sequence, the following are encoded in one genomic region:
- a CDS encoding Ilv3 dihydroxyacid dehydratase produces MSFRCSSQRCIRSLSSSATRCEKKLNKYSSIVTGDPSQGASQAMLYATGFSDEDFNRAQIGVGSVWWSGNPCNMHLMDLNNACADSVNKAGLKAMQFNSIGVSDGITNGTEGMKYSLQSREIIADSFETMTMAQLYDGNIAIPSCDKNMPGVLMAMGRHNRPAIMVYGGTILPGSPTCGGSKSNPAIADKIDIISAFQSYGQYLSKQITLEEKQDIVQHACPGPGACGGMYTANTMASAAEVMGITLPYSSSSPAVSKEKANECASVGEALKNLLIKDLKPRDIITKKSFENAITYIIVTGGSTNAVLHLIAIASSFDIELTVDDFQRISDSTPLLADFKPSGKYVMADLQAKGGTPAVMKYLVEEGLLDGSQLTVTGKTITENLADLPGLPADQDIIHPISNPLKPSGHLQILKGTLAPGSAVAKITGKEGTYFKGKARVFDEEYAFITALEAGEIKKGEKTVCVIRYEGPKGGPGMPEMLKPSSALMGYGLGQDVALITDGRFSGGSHGFLIGHVVPEAAEGGPIGLVEDGDEIVIDAENNIIDLLVSEEELAKRREKWTPPEPRYKRGTLFKYAKLVSDASKGCVTDL; encoded by the coding sequence ATGAGTTTCAGGTGTTCTTCACAGAGGTGTATACGAAGCCTCTCATCTAGTGCTACTCGATGTGAAAAGAAGTTAAACAAATATTCGTCCATCGTCACTGGCGATCCATCACAAGGTGCATCCCAGGCGATGCTCTACGCCACTGGTTTCAGTGATGAGGATTTCAATAGAGCCCAAATTGGTGTTGGATCCGTTTGGTGGTCAGGTAACCCATGTAATATGCATTTGAtggatttgaataatgCGTGCGCTGATTCAGTAAATAAAGCTGGGTTGAAAGCTATGCAGTTCAATTCTATTGGTGTATCTGACGGTATTACTAATGGTACTGAAGGTATGAAGTATTCCTTACAGTCGAGAGAGATTATTGCTGATTCGTTCGAGACTATGACTATGGCTCAATTATATGATGGTAATATTGCTATTCCAAGTTGTGATAAAAACATGCCTGGTGTGTTGATGGCCATGGGAAGACATAATAGACCAGCAATTATGGTCTATGGTGGTACCATTTTGCCAGGTTCTCCAACTTGTGGTGGAAGCAAGAGTAATCCAGCAATTGCCGACAAGATTGATATTATTAGTGCATTCCAAAGTTATGGGCAATACTTGTCAAAGCAAATCACTTTGGAAGAGAAGCAAGATATTGTTCAACATGCATGTCCTGGACCTGGTGCCTGTGGTGGTATGTACACGGCAAACACTATGGCATCAGCTGCTGAAGTTATGGGAATAACATTACcttattcatcatcatcaccagcaGTGTCAAAGGAAAAGGCTAATGAATGTGCATCAGTTGGTGAAgctttgaagaatttattgattaaGGATTTGAAACCAAGGGATATTATCACAAAGAAGTCGTTTGAGAATGCTATTACCTATATCATTGTCACTGGTGGTTCAACAAACGCCGTGTTGCATTTGATCGCCATTGCATCCTCATTCGACATTGAGCTTACTGTTGACGATTTCCAAAGAATCAGTGACTCTACTCCATTACTTGCTGATTTCAAACCATCTGGTAAGTACGTTATGGCTGACTTACAAGCTAAAGGAGGTACCCCAGCAGTTATGAAGTACTTGGTAGAAGAAGGATTACTTGATGGATCACAATTGACTGTTACTGGAAAGACTATTACTGAAAACTTGGCTGATTTACCAGGCTTACCAGCAGATCAAGATATcattcatccaatttcaaaccCATTGAAACCAAGTGGTCATTTACAAATCTTGAAGGGGACTTTAGCCCCAGGATCAGCTGTTGCTAAAATCACTGGTAAAGAAGGAACTTATTTCAAAGGTAAAGCCAGAGTCTTCGATGAAGAATATGCATTTATTACTGCTTTAGAAGCAGGAGAAATTAAAAAGGGAGAGAAAACTGTTTGTGTTATCAGATACGAAGGACCAAAAGGTGGACCAGGTATGCCAGAAATGTTGAAACCTTCAAGTGCTTTGATGGGTTATGGATTAGGACAAGATGTTGCCTTAATCACTGATGGTAGATTTTCTGGTGGATCTCATGGGTTCTTGATTGGACATGTTGTTCCAGAAGCTGCTGAAGGTGGACCTATTGgacttgttgaagatggtgatgaaattgttattgatgCTGAGAATAATattattgatttgttggTTTCGGAGGAAGAATTGGCCaagagaagagaaaaatGGACTCCACCTGAGCCAAGATACAAGAGAGGAACTTTGTTCAAGTATGCGAAGTTGGTTAGTGATGCTTCAAAAGGATGTGTTACTGATCTttag
- a CDS encoding Rpn5 COP9 signalosome component, translating to MSREDPIKAEKDFSATLDEQFPLIEKIPDYKQQLDKYLVLEKQTRQSSDLASSKRVLSKIVSTLVYNNDWDYLNDLIVILSKKHGQLKSSIQAFIQDVTANLSKLDESKEKELETKMKVIDTIRTVTDKKIFVEVERAIVSKQLAEIYLNKKHDLDKAVEILCDLQVETYSLMPFSDKIEYILEQIRLTLQKGDYNQAKILSRKILLKTLKGFDKADEFKTTYLKYLIDINTFDYDYISIVKNLLLLVEIPLVQESESYKDYLVQTIYYIILSTSDPHQIDLINRIQKNPVFKKNVATKVFKLLEIFSADELIHWTNIESIYKDQFEKSFIFKDAKNYQNLQKRIIEHNLRVINKFYQCIQLERLAYLLQLSTDESEKYVSELVNDGMIVAKINRPKGIVKFDKTKRVEGSDPRTSDNHINDLLNDWCFDVDKLLEEVDSIGHLINKEEMMHGIKQKV from the coding sequence ATGTCGAGAGAAGATCCCATCAAAGCGGAAAAGGACTTTTCAGCCACCCTAGATGAGCAATTTCCACTCATTGAAAAGATACCAGACTACAAGCAACAGTTGGACAAGTATTTGGTGTTGGAGAAGCAAACACGTCAATCCTCTGATTTGGCCTCGTCAAAGAGAGTATTGAGCAAAATTGTATCTACCTTGGTGTATAATAATGACTGGGACTATCTAAACGATTTGATTGTCATTTTATCCAAAAAGCATGGTCAATTAAAGTCCTCAATCCAAGCATTTATTCAAGATGTGACTGCCAATTTGTCGAAATTGGACGAAtcaaaggaaaaggaattAGAAACAAAGATGAAAGTGATTGATACGATAAGAACAGTTACAGATAAGAAGatctttgttgaagttgagaGAGCTATTGTGTCAAAACAATTAGCTGAAATTTATCTCAACAAGAAGCATGATTTGGACAAGGCAGTCGAGATCTTGTGCGACTTGCAGGTTGAGACATATTCGTTGATGCCATTTAGTGACAAAATTGAGTACATTTTGGAACAGATTAGACTAACATTGCAGAAGGGTGACTACAACCAAGCAAAGATATTGAGTAGGAAGATTTTGTTAAAGACCTTAAAAGGCTTTGACAAAGCAGATGAGTTCAAGACGACATACTTGAAATACTTGATTGATATAAACACGTTTGATTACGATTATATATCAATTGTcaagaatttgttgttattggttgaaattcCGTTAGTACAAGAGTCAGAAAGCTATAAAGATTACCTTGTGCAGACCATCTATTATATAATTCTTTCCACATCAGACCCTCACCAAATTGACTTGATTAATAGGATCCAAAAGAATCCcgttttcaaaaagaatgtCGCCACGAAGGTAtttaaattgttggaaatatTCTCCGCCGATGAGTTGATTCATTGGACAAACATCGAATCTATTTACAaagatcaatttgaaaagtcgtttattttcaaagacGCTAAGAATTACCAAAACTTACAAAAGAGAATAATCGAGCACAATTTGCGTGTTATCAACAAGTTTTATCAATGCATTCAATTGGAGAGATTGGCTTACCTTTTACAATTATCAACTGATGAATCAGAGAAATATGTAAGTGAGCTTGTAAATGATGGAATGATTGTAGCCAAGATCAATCGACCAAAGGGTATAGTGAAATTTGACAAGACAAAACGTGTTGAAGGAAGTGACCCACGCACAAGTGACAACCATATTAACGATTTGCTAAATGATTGGTGCTTTGATGTGGATAAGTTGTtagaagaagttgattcaattggtcatttgataaacaaagaGGAAATGATGCATGGTATTAAACAGAAAGTATAG
- a CDS encoding Prp22 RNA-dependent ATPase, giving the protein MTSTQNDQTKANLQREIVKKHLHLQDEESIRLTLDFLAELHRKSPSSFQGFDELVKHNGGEDFDTAFLREIYNSLNSSSSESAKTDAAIAATDTLLGNVFEGRVISIRPYGAFIRFNNTSGLCHISQVSYDGSRIAQIDLQPNQKVFVKVINEGRDNKGKISLSMRGINQKSGVDESQERSKSNRTCEKRVTRPETHSTISSDKIHHEPEIETEIELNDARPSFLRNQEYAETNPSINTILSMEGAMSKAAENGSDFARKFREEKLQKEKEKNKASHQRIDPLAEKDKTEKVISEWKASHKLSSFQNPTKRSIEEQKKSLPVYDMRGDLIQSIRDNQFIVIVGETGSGKTTQIVQYIYEEGLNVINGESKIIGCTQPRRVAATSVAKRVSEEVGCDLGDEVGYNVRFDDKTTLKTKIKYMTDGMLEREALTDPEMSKYAVIMLDEAHERTIATDVLFALLKKAALTNPNLKIIVTSATLDSDKFSVFFNECPILNIPGRTYPVEVLYTKEPEMDYLSAALDTVMQIHISEPSGDILVFLTGQEEIDTSCEVLAERVKVLGDVASELIILPVYSALPAEMQTKIFEPTPPGSRKVILATNIAETSITIDGIYYVVDPGYVKLNAYDSKSGMDTLKISPISKAQANQRSGRAGRTGPGKCYRLYTEQSYTNEMLPNTIPEIQRQNLSHTILMLKAIGIKDVIQFEFMDPPSKNSMMTSLEDLYMLEALDDDGELTPLGRKMADFPMEPALAKTLIKSVDLNCTEEILTIVAMLSVQTIFHRPKDRQNLADQRKARFHSTKGDHLTLLNVYNRWCASKYNKDWCRDNFIQERSMRHAKEVRKQLQTIMTKHKYSVNSCGPDLDAVRKTLCCGYFKNVAKRDSGEGYKTLSKNETVYLHPSSSQFGKNPEYLLYHAIVMTSREYMHHVTVIDPEWLCEFAPKYFKLADPHSQARKKQKIVPLESFGNRNQKKPLGWWPGQKK; this is encoded by the coding sequence ATGACAAGTACTCAGAATGACCAGACTAAGGCAAACCTACAGCGAGAGATAGTCAAAAAGCATTTACATCTTCAGGACGAAGAAAGTATTAGATTGACTTTGGATTTTCTTGCAGAATTACACAGGAAATCACCCTCATCATTCCAGGGATTCGATGAGTTAGTCAAGCACAATGGGGGCGAGGACTTTGATACAGCCTTTTTGAGAGAAATCTACAACTCTCTCAATTCGAGCTCATCAGAGAGTGCAAAGACCGACGCTGCTATTGCTGCTACAGATACGCTTCTCGGTAATGTGTTCGAAGGTAGAGTCATCTCCATTCGTCCCTATGGAGCGTTCATCagattcaacaacaccTCTGGACTTTGCCACATTTCTCAAGTATCCTATGACGGATCTAGAATAGCGCAGATAGATCTACAGCCAAATCAGAAAGTGTTTGTTAAGGTAATCAATGAAGGGCGCGATAATAAGGGGAAAATATCGCTTTCCATGAGGGGAATTAACCAGAAATCTGGGGTTGATGAGTCACAGGAAAGAAGTAAATCTAATAGAACCTGTGAGAAGAGAGTAACAAGACCGGAAACTCATTCGACTATTTCCTCAGATAAAATACACCATGAACCGGAAATTGAGACCGAGATTGAACTAAATGATGCCAGGCCATCTTTTTTGAGAAACCAAGAGTATGCGGAAACAAACCCCTCAATAAACACAATTTTGAGCATGGAAGGTGCAATGAGTAAAGCCGCCGAAAATGGATCTGATTTTGCGAGAAAATTTAGAGAGGAAAAGCttcaaaaggaaaaggaaaagaataaaGCTAGCCACCAACGAATAGATCCCCTTGCAGAAAAGGACAAGACTGAAAAGGTGATATCAGAGTGGAAAGCATCTCACAAACTCAGCTCCTTTCAAAACCCTACGAAGCGTTCCATTGAAGAGCAGAAAAAGTCACTTCCGGTGTACGACATGCGAGGCGATCTTATTCAACTGATTAGAGATAACCAGTTTATTGTCATCGTTGGTGAAACCGGTTCAGGAAAAACTACTCAAATAGTGCAGTACATTTACGAAGAGGGATTAAATGTAATCAATGGAGAATCAAAAATAATCGGCTGTACACAGCCAAGGCGTGTGGCAGCCACATCAGTAGCTAAAAGAGTGTCCGAAGAGGTAGGTTGTGATCTTGGCGATGAAGTAGGATACAATGTTCGATTCGATGATAAAACTACACTCAAGACAAAGATAAAATACATGACTGATGGTATGTTGGAAAGGGAGGCTCTTACGGATCCAGAAATGAGCAAGTATGCGGTGATAATGTTGGACGAGGCACATGAGAGGACAATTGCCACCGATGTACTATTTGCTTTGTTAAAAAAGGCAGCACTTACAAATCCGAATTTGAAGATAATTGTCACTTCAGCTACTTTGGATTCTGATAAGTTTTCCGTGTTTTTCAATGAGTgtccaattttgaacattCCTGGTAGAACTTACCCCGTGGAGGTGCTATACACAAAAGAGCCAGAGATGGATTACTTATCAGCGGCTTTGGATACAGTTATGCAAATACACATTTCGGAACCTAGTGGAGATATATTGGTGTTTTTGACTGGACAGGAGGAGATTGACACTAGTTGCGAAGTACTTGCCGAACGAGTGAAGGTGTTGGGAGATGTAGCCTCTGAGCTTATTATCTTACCTGTCTACTCAGCATTACCAGCCGAAATGCAAACCAAGATATTTGAGCCCACGCCGCCAGGATCGCGGAAGGTAATTTTGGCAACAAACATCGCCGAGACATCAATTACAATCGATGGTATATACTACGTCGTTGACCCAGGATACGTCAAATTGAATGCTTATGATTCTAAACTGGGAATGGACACACTAAAGATATCTCCCATTAGCAAAGCTCAAGCCAATCAACGAAGCGGAAGAGCCGGTAGAACTGGACCAGGAAAATGTTACCGCTTGTACACTGAGCAGTCGTATACCAATGAAATGCTTCCAAATACAATACCCGAAATACAGAGACAAAACTTGTCGCATACAATCCTAATGTTGAAGGCAATTGGTATCAAAGATGTTATCCAGTTTGAGTTTATGGACCCTCcttcaaaaaattcaatgatgacTTCGTTGGAAGATCTTTACATGTTGGAAGcgttggatgatgatggagaaCTAACTCCTCTAGGACGGAAAATGGCTGATTTTCCCATGGAGCCTGCACTTGCGAAAACACTCATCAAGTCGGTTGATTTAAACTGTACAGAAGAGATTTTAACCATTGTTGCTATGCTCTCTGTGCAAACCATTTTCCATCGACCGAAGGATAGGCAAAATCTTGCTGATCAGCGTAAGGCAAGATTCCACTCTACCAAGGGTGACCACTTGACCTTGCTTAATGTATATAACCGTTGGTGTGCAAGTAAGTACAATAAAGATTGGTGTCGAGATAATTTCATACAGGAGAGGAGTATGCGACACGCTAAGGAAGTTCGGAAGCaacttcaaacaataaTGACAAAACACAAGTATTCAGTGAACTCATGTGGCCCTGATCTAGATGCAGTTAGGAAAACTTTATGCTGCGGTTACTTTAAAAACGTAGCTAAACGTGACTCCGGCGAGGGCTATAAAACTTTATCAAAGAACGAAACGGTTTATCTACATCCGTCTTCAAGTCAGTTTGGAAAGAATCCTGAATATTTATTGTACCATGCAATTGTTATGACCTCGCGTGAATACATGCATCATGTCACCGTCATTGATCCCGAATGGCTTTGTGAATTTGCTCCAAAGTATTTTAAACTAGCTGATCCTCACAGTCAAGCCAgaaagaagcaaaagatTGTACCATTAGAATCGTTTGGAAATCGTAACCAAAAGAAACCATTGGGATGGTGGCCAGGTcagaaaaaataa
- a CDS encoding Pri1 protein (S. cerevisiae homolog PRI1 has DNA primase activity, single-stranded DNA binding, has role in DNA replication, synthesis of RNA primer and localizes to DNA polymerase:primase complex), protein MSPAPLATGDNTSCSNSSESGTKVKQSAMPSEVDMQFYYQRLLPFKYIFTWTSHSPKPTKDFTMREFAYEYRSTAYKRYNSYSNVDEFKKAVISANPTRFEIGAVYKVAPKERYNLPKQALKPVSKELVFDIDLTDYDEIRTCCQGTDICCKCWKFIQVGSTIIEDCLRQDFGFQHMVWVFSGRRGAHCWVSDKRARELDENSRRSIVEYLDVLGGKHAKGSKGFHVRKPFHPHVERSFEIMKKRFIEIILEDQDPWYTDPNTESDSKSWKQVDELLSFMPNKELQAELKKKWQGECKMSTSKDKWEDLNTVAAKVLKSNSQVASLSDAKKEIIIYFLYPRLDIEVSRQIIHLLKSPFCVHPGTGNVCVPFDPKKSISGVASDDAYGFNPTTAPNLKQLLTELDEYEQNGSGDIDDVNVPAWDKTSLKPYVDLFKKHVGDLVKTEMKNGKRELDSDPYEF, encoded by the coding sequence ATGTCACCAGCGCCACTAGCAACAGGTGATAACACCCTGTGTTCTAATAGCTCTGAAAGCGGCACCAAAGTTAAACAGTCAGCTATGCCTAGTGAGGTGGATATGCAGTTCTATTACCAGCGCTTGTTACCATTCAAGTATATATTCACTTGGACAAGTCATTCACCAAAACCCACAAAGGACTTTACTATGAGGGAGTTTGCATATGAGTATAGAAGCACGGCATACAAGCGTTACAACTCTTACAGCAACGTGGATGAGTTCAAAAAGGCAGTCATTAGTGCCAACCCAACGCGTTTCGAAATTGGAGCTGTGTATAAAGTTGCACCAAAGGAAAGATACAACCTACCCAAACAAGCTTTGAAACCTGTGAGTAAAGAGTTGGTGTTTGATATCGATTTGACGGATTACGATGAAATTAGAACTTGCTGTCAGGGGACAGATATTTGTTGTAAATGTTGGAAATTTATTCAAGTTGGGTCAACCATAATTGAAGATTGTTTGAGGCAGGATTTTGGCTTCCAACATATGGTATGGGTGTTCTCTGGACGTAGAGGTGCCCATTGCTGGGTCAGCGACAAAAGGGCAAGAGAGTTGGATGAGAATAGTAGAAGATCAATTGTGGAGTATCTTGATGTTTTAGGTGGAAAGCATGCAAAGGGTTCAAAAGGTTTTCACGTGAGGAAACCATTCCATCCTCATGTTGAAAgaagctttgaaattatgaagaagagatttattgaaatcattttgGAAGATCAAGACCCGTGGTATACCGATCCAAACACTGAACTGGAttcaaaaagttggaaACAAGTGGATGAACTTTTAAGTTTTATGCCAAACAAGGAATTACAAGcagaattgaagaaaaagtgGCAAGGAGAGTGCAAAATGTCGACATCTAAAGATAAATGGGAGGATTTGAATACAGTTGCAGCAAAAGTGTTAAAATCAAACAGTCAGGTTGCCTCATTACTGGATGCAAAGAAGGAAATTATCATCTATTTCCTTTATCCAAGATTGGATATTGAGGTTTCTAGACAAATTATCCATTTGTTAAAGTCCCCATTCTGTGTGCATCCTGGAACAGGTAATGTCTGTGTACcatttgatccaaaaaAGAGTATTTCGGGAGTTGCGCTGGATGATGCATATGGGTTTAATCCTACTACGGCgccaaatttgaaacaactACTTACGGAGCTTGACGAATATGAACAAAATGGAAGTGGTGATATCGATGATGTAAATGTCCCTGCATGGGATAAAACTAGTCTCAAACCATATGttgatttattcaaaaagcaCGTGGGTGATTTGGTAAAAACAGAGATGAAGAATGGCAAGAGAGAGTTGGATTCTGATCCTTATGAGTTCTGA
- a CDS encoding Sqt1 protein (S. cerevisiae homolog SQT1 has role ribosomal large subunit assembly and localizes to cytosol): protein MSAQENYDTSEIPPVDEEQPNEEEFIDVNEVGEEVYDDDRAAQPHPDDMEINDDEGEHEHETLEIDMSNNSWSYFDKHQDSVFTIFAHPKLPMVLTGGGDNVAYLWTTHSQPPKFVGEIQGHGESVISGGFTNDGKYLITADMNGLVQVFKASKGGEKWNKFGELNEVGEVLFITVHPALNYFAFGANDGSIWVYQIDEETKSLVQIMSGFSHTLECNGAVFIPGKDENDLTLVSISEDGTVVNWNCFTGAVNYKLQPHDDFKGVESPWVTIKHYGHVIAAGGRDGQLSIINNDTGKILTSVKTLDNVEDVAELSIEALCWCKNKNINLLAVGLVSGDVLLFDTQQWRLRKNLKVDDAITKLEFIDDTPFLIGSSMNGKIYKWDSRTGEEAFVGVGHNMGILDFAILENGKKVATAGDEGVSLLFVTD, encoded by the coding sequence ATGTCAGCACAGGAAAACTACGACACATCAGAGATCCCaccagttgatgaagagcAACCCAACGAAGAGGAGTTCATTGACGTCAATGAAGTTGGTGAAGAGGTCTACGATGATGATCGTGCAGCTCAACCACACCCAGACGATATGGAAATAAACGACGACGAAGGTGAACATGAACATGAGACATTGGAAATTGATATGTCAAACAACTCCTGGTCTTATTTCGATAAGCATCAAGACAGCGTTTTTACCATTTTTGCTCATCCTAAGTTACCTATGGTTTTAACTGGTGGTGGAGACAACGTTGCATATCTTTGGACCACTCATTCTCAACCACCAAAATTTGTGGGAGAAATACAAGGTCACGGGGAGAGTGTTATTTCAGGTGGTTTCACAAACGATGGAAAGTATCTAATAACTGCAGATATGAACGGACTTGTGCAAGTATTCAAAGCAAGCAAAGGAGGCGAAAAATGGAATAAATTTGGCGAATTGAACGAAGTAGGGGAAGTCTTGTTCATCACCGTTCACCCTGCATTAAACTACTTTGCTTTCGGAGCAAATGATGGTTCTATATGGGTAtaccaaattgatgaagagacTAAACTGTTGGTCCAAATAATGTCGGGGTTCAGCCACACCTTGGAATGTAATGGAGCCGTTTTCATTCCTGGtaaagatgaaaatgactTGACTTTGGTTTCGATATCTGAAGATGGAACTGTGGTGAACTGGAATTGTTTCACTGGTGCCGTCAACTACAAATTACAACCGcatgatgatttcaaaggAGTGGAAAGCCCTTGGGTCACAATTAAACATTATGGACATGTGATTGCAGCTGGAGGAAGAGACGGACAACTTTCAATTATAAATAACGACACTGGTAAAATATTGACATCTGTCAAGACCTTGGACAATGTGGAGGATGTTGCTGAATTGTCAATTGAGGCATTGTGCTGgtgcaaaaacaaaaatatcaacttACTAGCAGTTGGTCTTGTATCAGGTGATGTATTATTATTCGACACACAACAATGGAGATTGAGAAAGAACTTGAAGGTCGATGATGCAATTACGAAGTTGGAGTTCATTGACGATACTCCATTCTTGATTGGATCTTCAATGAATGGTAAAATTTACAAGTGGGATTCACGTACAGGAGAAGAAGCctttgttggtgttggtcATAACATGGGAATTTTAGATTTTGCGATCTTGGAAAATGGTAAGAAAGTGGCTACTGCAGGTGACGAGGGTGTTTCATTATTATTTGTAACAGATTAG
- a CDS encoding Rer2 protein (S. cerevisiae homolog RER2 has dehydrodolichyl diphosphate synthase activity, has role in protein glycosylation, dolichol biosynthetic process, ER Golgi vesicle-mediated transport and localizes to endoplasmic reticulum), with protein sequence MSDWVSTFPGYKHVLSSGKKFFGRVIQTGPVPQHVGIIMDGNRRYARNHKIEIKEGHSMGFNTMANILELLYECGVKVATVYAFSIENFNRTSYEIKWLMDLAKSKFTQINQNGLLCEEYGVRIKLIGNLKLLPPDVLQILRETEEITKNNTRAVLNVCFPYTSRDEMTYAVKSIVSGSTRERIIVNEDTLARHLYTGSQPPLDLLVRTSGTYRLSDFLLWQCVSPDCAVVFVEKLWPEFRPLDMLKILINWSFNKYWYGNSSGHGLNPRTVREMERDADMELLSSTSHVGFERREFDDDDDEDTDVSSQLGTEEETMTSEDDVDAKVNTKLAQ encoded by the coding sequence ATGTCTGATTGGGTCTCCACATTTCCTGGATATAAACATGTTTTATCTTCGGGTAAAAAGTTTTTCGGCAGGGTAATACAAACGGGCCCTGTGCCACAACATGTTGGAATTATAATGGACGGGAATAGACGATATGCTCGAAATCACAAAATTGAGATTAAGGAGGGACATAGTATGGGGTTCAACACAATGGCTAATATCTTAGAGTTGCTTTACGAGTGTGGTGTCAAAGTAGCAACAGTATatgcattttcaattgaaaatttcaaccGAACTAGTTACGAGATAAAATGGTTGATGGATTTGGCCAAGTCGAAATTTACACAAATTAATCAAAATGGATTGCTTTGCGAAGAATATGGAGTGCgaataaaattgattggCAATTTGAAACTATTGCCTCCAGATGTGTTGCAGATTTTACGTGAAACGGAggaaattacaaaaaataACACTAGGGCAGTTTTGAATGTTTGTTTTCCCTATACATCTAGAGACGAAATGACTTACGCTGTAAAGAGTATCGTTAGCGGGAGCACTAGGGAAAGGATCATAGTTAATGAAGACACATTAGCACGTCATCTTTATACCGGAAGCCAGCCACCTTTGGATCTTTTAGTAAGGACATCAGGAACATATAGATTATCAGACTTTTTGTTATGGCAGTGTGTCTCCCCTGACTGtgctgttgtttttgttgaaaagttgtGGCCTGAGTTCAGACCATTGGATATGTTAAAGATTTTAATAAATTGGAGCTTCAATAAGTATTGGTATGGCAATTCGAGTGGTCACGGCTTAAACCCAAGGACAGTAAGAGAAATGGAGAGGGACGCTGACATGGAGCTTTTAAGTCTGACTTCACACGTTGGATTCGAAAGAAGggaatttgatgatgacgacgacGAGGATACAGATGTTAGTAGTCAATTGGGTACGGAGGAGGAAACCATGACGTCAGAAGATGACGTTGACGCTAAAGTAAATACGAAGTTAGCACAATAA